A region from the Lates calcarifer isolate ASB-BC8 linkage group LG2, TLL_Latcal_v3, whole genome shotgun sequence genome encodes:
- the anp32a gene encoding acidic leucine-rich nuclear phosphoprotein 32 family member A isoform X2 — protein sequence MDMKKRIHLELRNRTPSDVKELVLDNCRSNEGKIEGLTDEFEELEFLSTINVGLTTVAHLPKLNKLKKLELSDNRISGGLEVLAEKCPNLTHLNLSGNKIKDLSTIEPLKELGTLKSLDLFNCEVTNLNEYRDNVFKLLPQLTYLDGYDKDDKEAPDSDAEVYAEGLDDDEEDEDDVDEEDYDEDAAPGDEEEEEGEEDEEENEEEEEDDLSGEEEEEEDLNDREVDDEDDEEERGQKRKRELDEEGEEDEDD from the exons ATGGACATGAAGAAAAGAATTCACCTAGAGTTGCGGAACCGCACTCCGTCAGAC GTCAAAGAACTTGTGCTAGACAACTGTCGCTCAAACGAAGGCAAGATCGAGGGTCTAACAGATGAATTTGAGGAGCTGGAATTTCTAAGCACAATCAACGTTGGACTGACGACAGTTGCCCACTTGCCAAAGCTAAATAAACTCAAAAAG CTTGAACTCAGCGATAACAGGATCTCAGGAGGGTTGGAAGTTCTGGCAGAGAAGTGCCCCAACCTCACACATCTCAACCTCAGTGGCAACAAGATTAAAGACCTCAGCACAATAGAACCATTG AAAGAATTGGGGACCCTGAAAAGTCTAGATCTGTTTAACTGTGAAGTGACGAACCTGAATGAATACAGAGACAACGTATTCAAACTACTACCCCAGCTCACGTACCTGGATGGGTATGACAAAGATGACAAAGAGGCACCAGATTCCGATGCTGAGGTTTACGCGGAGGGCTTGGACGATGAcgaggaagatgaagatg ATGTAGATGAGGAGGATTATGATGAAGATGCAGCAccaggagatgaagaggaggaagagggagaggaggatgaagaggagaatgaagaagaggaagaggacgacCTCAGTGGAGAG gaggaagaagaggaagatttGAATGACAGAGAGgttgatgatgaggatgatgagg AAGAGCGAGGTCAGAAGAGAAAAAGGGAACTGGAtgaagaaggggaggaggatgaagacGATTGA
- the anp32a gene encoding acidic leucine-rich nuclear phosphoprotein 32 family member A isoform X1: MDMKKRIHLELRNRTPSDVKELVLDNCRSNEGKIEGLTDEFEELEFLSTINVGLTTVAHLPKLNKLKKLELSDNRISGGLEVLAEKCPNLTHLNLSGNKIKDLSTIEPLKELGTLKSLDLFNCEVTNLNEYRDNVFKLLPQLTYLDGYDKDDKEAPDSDAEVYAEGLDDDEEDEDDVDEEDYDEDAAPGDEEEEEGEEDEEENEEEEEDDLSGEEEEEEDLNDREVDDEDDEEEERGQKRKRELDEEGEEDEDD; encoded by the exons ATGGACATGAAGAAAAGAATTCACCTAGAGTTGCGGAACCGCACTCCGTCAGAC GTCAAAGAACTTGTGCTAGACAACTGTCGCTCAAACGAAGGCAAGATCGAGGGTCTAACAGATGAATTTGAGGAGCTGGAATTTCTAAGCACAATCAACGTTGGACTGACGACAGTTGCCCACTTGCCAAAGCTAAATAAACTCAAAAAG CTTGAACTCAGCGATAACAGGATCTCAGGAGGGTTGGAAGTTCTGGCAGAGAAGTGCCCCAACCTCACACATCTCAACCTCAGTGGCAACAAGATTAAAGACCTCAGCACAATAGAACCATTG AAAGAATTGGGGACCCTGAAAAGTCTAGATCTGTTTAACTGTGAAGTGACGAACCTGAATGAATACAGAGACAACGTATTCAAACTACTACCCCAGCTCACGTACCTGGATGGGTATGACAAAGATGACAAAGAGGCACCAGATTCCGATGCTGAGGTTTACGCGGAGGGCTTGGACGATGAcgaggaagatgaagatg ATGTAGATGAGGAGGATTATGATGAAGATGCAGCAccaggagatgaagaggaggaagagggagaggaggatgaagaggagaatgaagaagaggaagaggacgacCTCAGTGGAGAG gaggaagaagaggaagatttGAATGACAGAGAGgttgatgatgaggatgatgagg AAGAAGAGCGAGGTCAGAAGAGAAAAAGGGAACTGGAtgaagaaggggaggaggatgaagacGATTGA